One stretch of Malus domestica chromosome 14, GDT2T_hap1 DNA includes these proteins:
- the LOC103455491 gene encoding coatomer subunit alpha-1: protein MLTKFETKSNRVKGLSFHTKRPWILASLHSGVIQLWDYRMGTLIDRFDEHDGPVRGVHFHKSQPLFVSGGDDYKIKVWNYKMHRCLFTLLGHLDYIRTVQFHHEYPWIVSASDDQTIRIWNWQSRTCISVLTGHNHYVMCASFHPKEDLVVSASLDQTVRVWDIGSLKKKTVSPSDDILRLSQMNTDLFGGVDAVVKYVLEGHDRGVNWASFHPNLPLIVSGADDRQVKLWRMNDTKAWEVDTLRGHMNNVSCVMFHAKQDIIVSNSEDKSIRVWDVTKRTGIQTFRREHDRFWILSSHPEMNLLAAGHDSGMIVFKLERERPAFAVSGNSLFYARDRFLRYYEFSTQRDTQVIPIRRPGSTTLNQSPRTVSYSPTENAVLISSDLDGGSYELYMIPKDSMSRGDSLQDAKRGVGGSAVFIARNRFAVLDKSKNQVLIKNMANEAGKQIPLPFAADAIFYAGTNNLLCRVEDKVVIFDLQQKIILGELQTPFIKYVVWSNDMESVALLSKHAIIIASKKLVHQCTLHETIRVKSGGWDDNGVFIYTTLNHIKYCLPNGDSGIIRTLDVPIYITKVSGNTISCLDRDGRNRAIIIDATEYIFKLSLLKKRYDHVMSMIRNSQLCGQAMIAYLQQKGFPEVALHFVKDERTRFNLALESGNIQIAVASATAIDEKDYWYRLGVEALRQGNAGIVEYAYQKTKNFERLSFLYLITGNMEKLSKMLKIAEVKNDVMGQFHNALYLGNVKERIKILENVGHLPLAYITASVHGLHDVAERLSAELGENVPTLPQGKVPTLLMPPNPIMCGGDWPLLRVMRGIFEGGLDNVGRGVVDEEDEAVDGDWGEELDMVDVAGLQNGDATAGLEDEEMGEGHEEEEGWDLEDLELPPEADTPRASVNASSSAFVAPTTGMPVNQIWIQRSSLAAEHAAAGNFDTAMRLLERQLGFKNFVPLKPMFLDLHTGSHSYLRAFSSAPVISLAVERGWNESATPNVRGPPALVFNFSQLEEKLKAGYKATTNGKLPDALKIFLSILHTIPLIVVDSRREVDEVKELIIIVKEYVLGLQIELKRRETKDDPKREQELAAYFTHCNLQTPHLRLALISALTVCYKAGNIATAANFARRLLETNPTNESQAKKARQVLQAAERNMTDKSQLNYDFRNPFVICGATHVPIYRGQRDVSCPYCSSRFVATQEGQFCTVCDLAVVGADASGLLCSPSQVR from the exons ATGTTGACCAAGTTTGAAACGAAGAGTAACAGAGTGAAGGGGTTGAGCTTCCACACTAAGAGGCCGTGGATCCTCGCGAGTCTTCACAGTGGTGTGATCCAGCTATGGGACTACCGTATGGGGACGCTCATTGATCGATTCGACGAGCACGATGGGCCTGTTCGCGGCGTCCACTTCCACAAATCTCAGCCCCTCTTTGTGTCTGGAG GGGATGATTATAAGATTAAAGTTTGGAACTATAAGATGCATAGGTGTCTTTTTACTCTTCTCGGGCACCTTGATTATATCCGTACGGTGCAGTTTCACCATGAGTACCCATGGATTGTGAGTGCCAGCGATGACCAGACTATTCGTATATGGAACTGGCAGTCACGTACTTGTATTTCAGTGTTGACAGGGCACAATCATTATGTCATGTGTGCCTCATTCCATCCTAAGGAGGACCTTGTTGTATCTGCCTCTCTAGATCAGACTGTCCGTGTTTGGGATATTGGTTCCCTGAAAAAGAAGACCGTATCTCCCTCAGATGACATTCTGCGACTAAGTCAGATGAACACAGATCTTTTTGGCGGTGTTGATGCTGTTGTTAAGTATGTCTTGGAAGGGCATGATCGTGGTGTCAATTGGGCTTCATTCCACCCCAACCTGCCTCTGATTGTCTCAGGAGCAGATGATCGCCAAGTTAAATTGTGGCGGATGAATG ATACAAAGGCTTGGGAAGTGGATACCTTGAGAGGGCACATGAATAATGTTTCATGTGTCATGTTTCATGCCAAACAGGACATAATTGTATCTAACTCAGAGGACAAAAGTATACGTGTCTGGGATGTAACAAAGCGGACCGGCATTCAAACTTTCCGAAGAGAGCATGACCGTTTTTGGATTCTTTCATCTCACCCTGAAATGAATCTGTTGGCAGCTGGTCATGACAGTGGCATGATCGTATTTAAGCTAGAGAGGGAACGACCAGCCTTTGCAGTGAGTGGTAATTCTCTGTTCTATGCTAGAGATCGCTTTTTGCGGTACTATGAATTTTCAACCCAAAGAGACACACAAGTTATTCCCATTCGACGCCCTGGTTCCACCACTTTAAATCAAAGTCCAAGGACTGTTTCGTACAGTCCTACAGAAAATGCAGTTCTTATTTCCTCAGACTTGGATGGGGGATCTTACGAATTGTATATGATACCCAAAGACAGCATGAGTAGGGGTGATAGTCTGCAAGATGCAAAGAGAGGTGTTGGAGGTTCAGCTGTGTTTATTGCACGGAATAGATTCGCTGTGCTTGACAAAAGCAAAAACCAAGTCTTGATTAAGAATATGGCAAATGAGGCTGGTAAACAGATACCCCTTCCTTTTGCTGCTGATGCCATATTCTATGCTGGAACAAATAATTTGCTGTGTAGAGTTGAAGACAAAGTGGTTATATTTGATCTGCAGCAGAAGATTATTCTTGGTGAACTTCAAACCCCCTTCATCAAGTATGTTGTTTGGTCCAATGACATGGAAAGCGTTGCCTTGCTCAGCAAGCATGCCATTATCATTGCCAGCAAGAAGCTTGTGCACCAGTGCACTCTTCATGAGACAATTCGTGTAAAGAGTGGTGGCTGGGATGACAATGGTGTTTTCATTTACACAACTCTAAATCACATAAAATATTGCCTCCCTAATGGAGACAGTGGAATAATCAGAACCCTAGATGTTCCCATTTACATTACGAAGGTTTCTGGAAATACTATCTCTTGCTTGGATCGGGATGGGAGAAACAGGGCCATAATTATTGATGCTACGGAATACATTTTCAAGCTATCCCTATTGAAGAAGAGATATGACCATGTAATGAGCATGATAAGGAACTCACAGCTATGTGGGCAGGCAATGATTGCTTACCTGCAACAGAAGGGGTTCCCTGAAGTTGCTCTCCATTTTGTGAAAGATGAAAGAACCAGATTCAATCTGGCTCTGGAGAGTGGGAATATTCAAATTGCAGTTGCATCCGCTACAGCAATTGATGAAAAAGACTACTGGTATAGGTTGGGGGTGGAGGCGCTTCGCCAAGGCAATGCGGGTATCGTGGAGTATGCCTACCAGAAGACTAAAAATTTTGAGAGGCTATCTTTCCTTTATCTCATTACTGGTAAtatggaaaaactgtccaagatGCTGAAAATTGCTGAGGTTAAGAATGATGTCATGGGTCAGTTCCACAATGCACTGTATCTAGGTAATGTCAAGGAGCGTATTAAGATCTTGGAGAATGTTGGCCACTTGCCCCTTGCTTACATCACAGCTTCAGTTCATGGCCTACATGATGTTGCTGAAAGGCTATCTGCAGAGTTGGGAGAAAATGTTCCAACTTTGCCGCAGGGGAAAGTGCCCACTCTTTTAATGCCCCCTAACCCAATTATGTGTGGCGGTGATTGGCCTCTTCTTAGAGTCATGAGAGGTATTTTTGAAGGTGGATTGGATAATGTTGGCAGGGGAGTTGTGGATGAAGAGGATGAAGCTGTTGATGGTGATTGGGGTGAGGAGCTGGACATGGTTGACGTTGCTGGCTTGCAAAATGGAGATGCCACTGCAGGATTAGAAGATGAGGAAATGGGTGAAGGACATGAGGAAGAGGAAGGATGGGACCTTGAAGATTTGGAGCTCCCCCCTGAAGCTGACACACCAAGGGCTTCTGTAAATGCTAGTTCATCGGCTTTTGTTGCTCCAACTACTGGCATGCCTGTAAACCAGATTTGGATCCAGAGATCATCTCTTGCTGCTGAACATGCAGCAGCTGGCAATTTTGACACTGCAATGCGTTTACTGGAAAGGCAACTTGGATTCAAAAACTTTGTTCCTTTAAAACCCATGTTTCTTGATCTTCACACTGGCAGCCACAGCTATCTACGTGCCTTTTCATCTGCTCCGGTAATATCTCTGGCGGTTGAGCGCGGGTGGAATGAATCTGCTACCCCGAATGTGAGAGGTCCACCAGCACTTGTGTTCAATTTTTCCCAGTTGGAAGAGAAACTGAAAGCTGGTTACAAGGCTACCACAAATGGGAAGCTCCCCGACGCTCTTAAGATCTTTCTGAGCATTCTTCACACAATTCCTTTGATTGTTGTTGATTCTAGGAGGGAAGTTGATGAAGTCAAGGAGTTAATTATAATAGTCAAAGAGTATGTTTTGGGATTACAAATTGAGCTGAAGAGAAGGGAAACGAAAGATGATCCAAAACGGGAGCAGGAGCTTGCAGCTTATTTCACACACTGCAATCTTCAAACGCCTCACTTACGGCTTGCCTTGATTAGTGCACTGACTGTTTGCTATAAGGCAGGGAACATTGCCACCGCAGCTAACTTTGCCAGGCGGCTGTTGGAAACCAACCCCACCAATGAGAGTCAAGCAAAGAAAGCCCGGCAAGTGCTGCAGGCTGCAGAAAGGAATATGACTGATAAATCTCAACTGAACTATGATTTCAGAAACCCATTTGTGATTTGTGGGGCAACACATGTACCAATTTACCGAGGACAGAGGGACGTCTCCTGCCCATATTGTAGCTCACGGTTTGTGGCAACTCAAGAAGGGCAGTTCTGTACTGTTTGTGATCTTGCAGTGGTTGGGGCAGATGCTTCTGGGTTGCTATGTTCTCCTTCTCAGGTTCGATAA
- the LOC103455492 gene encoding serine/threonine-protein phosphatase 2A 65 kDa regulatory subunit A beta isoform-like isoform X1 produces MAMVDERLYPIAVLIDELKNEDIQLRLNSIRRLSTIARALGEERTRKELIPFLSENNDDDDEVLLAMAEELGVFIPYVGGVEHANILLPPLETLCTVEETCVRDKAVDSLCKIGGQMREKDLVEYFIPLVKRLAAGEWFTARVSSCGLFHIAYTSAPETLKTELRTTYSQLCQDDMPMVRRSAASNLGKFAGTVEAVHLKADIMSIFEDLTQDDQDSVRLLAVEGFAALGKLLEPQDCVAHILPVIVNFSQDKSWRVRYMVANQLYELCEAVGPEATRSDLVPAYVRLLRDNEAEVRIAAAGKVTKFCRIVNPELAIQQILPFVKELSTDSSQHVRSALASVIMGMAQVLGKDATIEQLLPIFLSLLKDEFPDVRLNIISKLDQVNEVIGIDMLSQSLLPAIVELAEDRHWRVRLAIIEYIPLLASQLGVEFFDDKLGSLCMQWLNDKVYSIRDAAANNVKRLAEEFGPEWAMQHIVPQVLEMISNPHYLYRMTILHAISLLAPVLGSELTCSRLVPVIVTASKDRVPNIKFNVAKVLQSIIPIVDQSVVEKTICPCLLELSEDPDVDVRSFASQALQSSEQVMMSR; encoded by the exons ATGGCTATGGTTGATGAACGTTTATACCCGATTGCGGTTTTAATTGACGAGCTTAAGAATGAAGACATTCAGCTCCGGTTGAACTCAATCCGGAGGCTTTCCACGATTGCCCGTGCGCTGGGAGAAGAGAGGACCAGGAAGGAACTGATTCCTTTCCTCAGTGAGAACaacgatgatgatgatgaagtgcTTCTGGCAATGGCGGAAGAGTTGGGGGTGTTCATCCCCTATGTAGGTGGTGTGGAGCATGCCAACATTCTGCTTCCGCCTTTGGAAACACTCTGCACTGTTGAGGAAACATGTGTGAGGGATAAGGCGGTGGATTCGTTGTGTAAAATTGGGGGGCAGATGAGAGAAAAGGACTTGGTTGAATACTTCATTCCTTTGGTTAAG AGACTAGCTGCTGGCGAGTGGTTTACAGCCCGAGTTTCATCCTGTGGTTTGTTTCATATTGCTTATACTAGTGCAccagaaactttaaaaactgAACTACGAACGACATACAGTCAACTGTGCCAAGATGACATGCCCATGGTTAGGAGATCTGCTGCAAGTAACCTGGGAAAATTTGCTGGGACTGTAGAAGCTGTGCACCTCAAGGCTGACATAATGTCTATATTTGAGGATTTGACGCAGGATG ATCAGGATTCTGTTCGGTTATTGGCCGTGGAGGGTTTTGCAGCTCTTGGGAAGTTGTTGGAGCCTCAAGATTGTGTGGCCCATATTCTTCCTGTCATTGTTAACTTTTCACAG GATAAGTCTTGGCGTGTTCGATACATGGTTGCAAATCAATTATATGAGCTTTGTGAAGCTGTTGGTCCAGAAGCTACAAG GTCGGACCTGGTGCCTGCATACGTTCGGCTTCTTCGGGATAATGAGGCTGAAGTACGAATAGCTGCTGCAGGAAAAGTAACTAAGTTTTGCCGAATTGTGAATCCAGAACTTGCCATTCAGCAGATCCTTCCTTTCGTAAAG GAATTGTCGACAGATTCTTCCCAGCATGTTCGTTCTGCATTGGCTTCAGTAATAATGGGAATGGCACAAGTTTTAGGAAAG GATGCAACTATAGAGCAGCTGCTGcctatttttctttctcttctaaAAGACGAGTTTCCTGATGTGCGATTGAATATTATTAGCAAGCTTGATCAAGTCAACGAG GTAATTGGGATTGATATGCTGTCCCAGTCTTTGTTGCCGGCAATTGTTGAACTTGCAGAGGATAGACATTGGAGGGTTCGGCTTGCGATAATAGAATACATTCCTTTATTGGCAAGTCAGTTGGGTGTTGAGTTTTTTGATGATAAGCTTGGCTCTCTCTGCATGCAGTGGTTAAATGATAAG GTTTACTCAATACGTGATGCAGCTGCTAATAATGTGAAGCGCCTTGCAGAAGAATTCGGCCCCGAATGGGCAATGCAGCATATAGTTCCACag GTTTTGGAAATGATAAGCAACCCCCACTATTTGTATCGGATGACCATTCTACATGCCATTTCCCTACTTGCCCCTGTTTTGGGATCAGAACTCACTTGTTCCAGGCTTGTACCGGTGATAGTCACTGCATCAAAAGACAG GGTACCAAACATCAAGTTCAATGTGGCTAAGGTGTTGCAGTCGATTATTCCGATAGTTGATCAGTCG GTGGTGGAGAAAACTATTTGTCCTTGTTTGCTTGAGCTTAGTGAGGATCCCGACGTTGATGTAAGGTCCTTTGCTAGCCAAGCCCTTCAGTCAAGCGAACAGGTCATGATGTCTCGCTAG
- the LOC103455492 gene encoding serine/threonine-protein phosphatase 2A 65 kDa regulatory subunit A beta isoform-like isoform X2 — protein sequence MPMVRRSAASNLGKFAGTVEAVHLKADIMSIFEDLTQDDQDSVRLLAVEGFAALGKLLEPQDCVAHILPVIVNFSQDKSWRVRYMVANQLYELCEAVGPEATRSDLVPAYVRLLRDNEAEVRIAAAGKVTKFCRIVNPELAIQQILPFVKELSTDSSQHVRSALASVIMGMAQVLGKDATIEQLLPIFLSLLKDEFPDVRLNIISKLDQVNEVIGIDMLSQSLLPAIVELAEDRHWRVRLAIIEYIPLLASQLGVEFFDDKLGSLCMQWLNDKVYSIRDAAANNVKRLAEEFGPEWAMQHIVPQVLEMISNPHYLYRMTILHAISLLAPVLGSELTCSRLVPVIVTASKDRVPNIKFNVAKVLQSIIPIVDQSVVEKTICPCLLELSEDPDVDVRSFASQALQSSEQVMMSR from the exons ATGCCCATGGTTAGGAGATCTGCTGCAAGTAACCTGGGAAAATTTGCTGGGACTGTAGAAGCTGTGCACCTCAAGGCTGACATAATGTCTATATTTGAGGATTTGACGCAGGATG ATCAGGATTCTGTTCGGTTATTGGCCGTGGAGGGTTTTGCAGCTCTTGGGAAGTTGTTGGAGCCTCAAGATTGTGTGGCCCATATTCTTCCTGTCATTGTTAACTTTTCACAG GATAAGTCTTGGCGTGTTCGATACATGGTTGCAAATCAATTATATGAGCTTTGTGAAGCTGTTGGTCCAGAAGCTACAAG GTCGGACCTGGTGCCTGCATACGTTCGGCTTCTTCGGGATAATGAGGCTGAAGTACGAATAGCTGCTGCAGGAAAAGTAACTAAGTTTTGCCGAATTGTGAATCCAGAACTTGCCATTCAGCAGATCCTTCCTTTCGTAAAG GAATTGTCGACAGATTCTTCCCAGCATGTTCGTTCTGCATTGGCTTCAGTAATAATGGGAATGGCACAAGTTTTAGGAAAG GATGCAACTATAGAGCAGCTGCTGcctatttttctttctcttctaaAAGACGAGTTTCCTGATGTGCGATTGAATATTATTAGCAAGCTTGATCAAGTCAACGAG GTAATTGGGATTGATATGCTGTCCCAGTCTTTGTTGCCGGCAATTGTTGAACTTGCAGAGGATAGACATTGGAGGGTTCGGCTTGCGATAATAGAATACATTCCTTTATTGGCAAGTCAGTTGGGTGTTGAGTTTTTTGATGATAAGCTTGGCTCTCTCTGCATGCAGTGGTTAAATGATAAG GTTTACTCAATACGTGATGCAGCTGCTAATAATGTGAAGCGCCTTGCAGAAGAATTCGGCCCCGAATGGGCAATGCAGCATATAGTTCCACag GTTTTGGAAATGATAAGCAACCCCCACTATTTGTATCGGATGACCATTCTACATGCCATTTCCCTACTTGCCCCTGTTTTGGGATCAGAACTCACTTGTTCCAGGCTTGTACCGGTGATAGTCACTGCATCAAAAGACAG GGTACCAAACATCAAGTTCAATGTGGCTAAGGTGTTGCAGTCGATTATTCCGATAGTTGATCAGTCG GTGGTGGAGAAAACTATTTGTCCTTGTTTGCTTGAGCTTAGTGAGGATCCCGACGTTGATGTAAGGTCCTTTGCTAGCCAAGCCCTTCAGTCAAGCGAACAGGTCATGATGTCTCGCTAG
- the LOC103431220 gene encoding aluminum-activated malate transporter 9 isoform X1, with product MAAKLGSFKYNFQEKRERLLSVQKGYSELGFVHIEEQEPSGSARCCTFRSVSDRIVGWCRTVQHVSSRAVQMGQSDPRKIVFAGKMGLALMIVSLLIFLKEPFKQLSRYSVWAILTVVVVFEFSIGATLSKGFNRGLGTLSAGGLALAVANLCGLAGEWEEAVIFASIFIVGFLATYAKLYPTMKPYEYGFRVFLLTFCFIMVSGYRTREFLHTAVSRFLLIALGAGVGLGVNICIFPIWAGEDLHNLVVKNFLGVAKSLEGVVNNYLNCVEYERVPSKILTYQASDDPLYSGYRSAVESTSQEDALMGFAIWEPPHGRYRMLRYPWKNYVKVGGALRHCAFMVMALHGCILSEIQAPAERREVFRRELQRVGCEGAKVLRELGNKLKTMEKIGPIDILNEVHEAAEDLQKKVDQKSYLLVNSESWEIGSRPKELGEPQDLLNADDDENYFREYKSLSEAVLDLRSFPVPQSWDSQMPPKSNGTGSVTTDVNHSNLPAGVSSGSMFMKQISWPAGLKFKGDEPPAAEESNTYENASQLSLATFTSLLIEFVARLQNLVDAFQELSEKAHFKESIEPPEVLQPPRGRFWTRLFNRLKS from the exons ATGGCAGCCAAATTGGGTTCCTTCAAGTACAATTTCCAGGAGAAGAGAGAGCGCTTGCTCTCCGTCCAGAAGGGCTACTCCGAGCTCGGTTTCGTCCACATCGAGGAGCAAGAGCCGTCGGGGTCTGCCCGCTGCTGCACTTTCCGATCAGTCTCCGACCGAATCGTCGGCTGGTGCCGAACCGTGCAACATGTCTCGAGCCGGGCGGTTCAGATGGGTCAATCCGATCCGAGAAAGATCGTCTTCGCGGGGAAGATGGGTCTGGCGCTGATGATCGTCTCGCTGCTCATCTTCCTCAAAGAGCCGTTCAAGCAGCTCAGCCGCTACTCCGTCTGGGCAATTCTTACCGTTGTGGTGGTGTTCGAGTTCAGCATAG GAGCGACTCTGAGCAAAGGATTTAACCGCGGGTTGGGGACGTTATCGGCTGGAGGCCTGGCTTTGGCTGTGGCAAACTTATGTGGGCTGGCTGGAGAGTGGGAAGAAGCTGTTATTTTCGCTAGCATCTTTATCGTAG GATTTCTTGCAACTTACGCGAAGCTATACCCGACAATGAAGCCTTATGAATATGGGTTTCGGGTGTTCTTGTTGACATTTTGTTTCATCATGGTGTCTGGGTATCGGACAAGGGAATTTCTTCATACGGCTGTATCTCGATTCTTGCTTATTGCACTGGGTGCTGGTGTTGGTTTGGGAGTAAATATATGCATTTTCCCCATCTGGGCTGGTGAGGATCTGCACAACTTGGTGGTAAAAAATTTCCTGGGTGTTGCAAAATCATTGGAAG GTGTGGTTAACAATTACCTTAATTGCGTTGAATATGAGAGGGTCCCTTCCAAGATTCTTACATATCAAGCTTCTGATGATCCACTCTATAGTGGCTACAGATCTGCTGTGGAATCTACAAGCCAAGAGGACGCTCTG atGGGATTCGCTATCTGGGAGCCACCGCATGGTCGATACAGAATGCTTAGATATCCATGGAAGAACTATGTAAAAGTGGGTGGTGCACTGAGGCATTGTGCTTTTATGGTCATGGCATTGCATGGATGTATACTTTCTGAAATACAG GCTCCTGCTGAGCGAAGAGAAGTATTTCGTAGGGAGCTTCAAAGGGTGGGATGCGAAGGCGCTAAAGTGTTACGTGAACTTGGAAACAAACTGAAAACGATGGAGAAAATAGGTCCCATAGATATACTCAATGAAGTGCATGAGGCTGCAGAAGACTTACAAAAGAAAGTTGACCAGAAGTCATACCTGCTTGTTAATTCAGAAAGCTGGGAGATTGGAAGCCGGCCAAAGGAGCTGGGAGAACCTCAAGACTTGTTGAATGCGGATGATGACGAAAATTATTTCCGGGAATACAAGTCCCTTAGTGAAGCTGTACTTGATCTCAGATCTTTTCCTGTGCCACAAAGTTGGGATAGCCAGATGCCCCCGAAGTCAAATGGCACGGGCTCAGTAACAACTGATGTCAACCACTCGAATTTGCCTGCAGGTGTTTCCTCAGGAAGCATGTTCATGAAACAGATTTCATGGCCTGCAGGACTTAAATTCAAGGGTGATGAACCGCCAGCAGCGGAGGAATCCAACACCTATGAAAATGCTAGTCAATTGTCGTTAGCCACATTTACATCCCTGTTGATAGAGTTTGTTGCAAGGCTTCAAAATCTTGTTGACGCGTTTCAAGAATTAAGTGAGAAAGCACATTTCAAGGAATCTATCGAACCACCAGAAGTATTACAGCCACCTCGCGGAAGGTTTTGGACCAGATTGTTCAATCGTCTGAAATCCTGA
- the LOC103431220 gene encoding aluminum-activated malate transporter 9 isoform X2 produces MAAKLGSFKYNFQEKRERLLSVQKGYSELGFVHIEEQEPSGSARCCTFRSVSDRIVGWCRTVQHVSSRAVQMGQSDPRKIVFAGKMGLALMIVSLLIFLKEPFKQLSRYSVWAILTVVVVFEFSIGFLATYAKLYPTMKPYEYGFRVFLLTFCFIMVSGYRTREFLHTAVSRFLLIALGAGVGLGVNICIFPIWAGEDLHNLVVKNFLGVAKSLEGVVNNYLNCVEYERVPSKILTYQASDDPLYSGYRSAVESTSQEDALMGFAIWEPPHGRYRMLRYPWKNYVKVGGALRHCAFMVMALHGCILSEIQAPAERREVFRRELQRVGCEGAKVLRELGNKLKTMEKIGPIDILNEVHEAAEDLQKKVDQKSYLLVNSESWEIGSRPKELGEPQDLLNADDDENYFREYKSLSEAVLDLRSFPVPQSWDSQMPPKSNGTGSVTTDVNHSNLPAGVSSGSMFMKQISWPAGLKFKGDEPPAAEESNTYENASQLSLATFTSLLIEFVARLQNLVDAFQELSEKAHFKESIEPPEVLQPPRGRFWTRLFNRLKS; encoded by the exons ATGGCAGCCAAATTGGGTTCCTTCAAGTACAATTTCCAGGAGAAGAGAGAGCGCTTGCTCTCCGTCCAGAAGGGCTACTCCGAGCTCGGTTTCGTCCACATCGAGGAGCAAGAGCCGTCGGGGTCTGCCCGCTGCTGCACTTTCCGATCAGTCTCCGACCGAATCGTCGGCTGGTGCCGAACCGTGCAACATGTCTCGAGCCGGGCGGTTCAGATGGGTCAATCCGATCCGAGAAAGATCGTCTTCGCGGGGAAGATGGGTCTGGCGCTGATGATCGTCTCGCTGCTCATCTTCCTCAAAGAGCCGTTCAAGCAGCTCAGCCGCTACTCCGTCTGGGCAATTCTTACCGTTGTGGTGGTGTTCGAGTTCAGCATAG GATTTCTTGCAACTTACGCGAAGCTATACCCGACAATGAAGCCTTATGAATATGGGTTTCGGGTGTTCTTGTTGACATTTTGTTTCATCATGGTGTCTGGGTATCGGACAAGGGAATTTCTTCATACGGCTGTATCTCGATTCTTGCTTATTGCACTGGGTGCTGGTGTTGGTTTGGGAGTAAATATATGCATTTTCCCCATCTGGGCTGGTGAGGATCTGCACAACTTGGTGGTAAAAAATTTCCTGGGTGTTGCAAAATCATTGGAAG GTGTGGTTAACAATTACCTTAATTGCGTTGAATATGAGAGGGTCCCTTCCAAGATTCTTACATATCAAGCTTCTGATGATCCACTCTATAGTGGCTACAGATCTGCTGTGGAATCTACAAGCCAAGAGGACGCTCTG atGGGATTCGCTATCTGGGAGCCACCGCATGGTCGATACAGAATGCTTAGATATCCATGGAAGAACTATGTAAAAGTGGGTGGTGCACTGAGGCATTGTGCTTTTATGGTCATGGCATTGCATGGATGTATACTTTCTGAAATACAG GCTCCTGCTGAGCGAAGAGAAGTATTTCGTAGGGAGCTTCAAAGGGTGGGATGCGAAGGCGCTAAAGTGTTACGTGAACTTGGAAACAAACTGAAAACGATGGAGAAAATAGGTCCCATAGATATACTCAATGAAGTGCATGAGGCTGCAGAAGACTTACAAAAGAAAGTTGACCAGAAGTCATACCTGCTTGTTAATTCAGAAAGCTGGGAGATTGGAAGCCGGCCAAAGGAGCTGGGAGAACCTCAAGACTTGTTGAATGCGGATGATGACGAAAATTATTTCCGGGAATACAAGTCCCTTAGTGAAGCTGTACTTGATCTCAGATCTTTTCCTGTGCCACAAAGTTGGGATAGCCAGATGCCCCCGAAGTCAAATGGCACGGGCTCAGTAACAACTGATGTCAACCACTCGAATTTGCCTGCAGGTGTTTCCTCAGGAAGCATGTTCATGAAACAGATTTCATGGCCTGCAGGACTTAAATTCAAGGGTGATGAACCGCCAGCAGCGGAGGAATCCAACACCTATGAAAATGCTAGTCAATTGTCGTTAGCCACATTTACATCCCTGTTGATAGAGTTTGTTGCAAGGCTTCAAAATCTTGTTGACGCGTTTCAAGAATTAAGTGAGAAAGCACATTTCAAGGAATCTATCGAACCACCAGAAGTATTACAGCCACCTCGCGGAAGGTTTTGGACCAGATTGTTCAATCGTCTGAAATCCTGA